A genome region from Nocardia sp. NBC_00565 includes the following:
- a CDS encoding MFS transporter, translating to MRLRKGQFDHPATIAASDSATRLVRDRVTWLHYAQQGALGYFQFGFGPAVLLLRQEADVSRTVAGLYGPALAVGAVLGGALFPHLTRRSPLAVVLSIALGGMATGVAIFCLAPSVTGTLVGAAFAMTFGILVLSAVSTGLSDHHGTTSGAAISEANAASAGMGIISPLLINVAVDAGLGWRAAMGLSIVFACVLAAVTALSHRRSTVAVRIVADQRHSDGEGLPPRYWLAWTCLLATGSVEAGLMLWSPEELRMHTGMAANTAATGVSAVLGGMVVGRLAGGWVVARVPTVALMLAALAVAAAGFAVFWSTADPGIAIGGLICCGLGISLHFPLSVALTLRASNQQPELAMSRNSYGVAFGLGAAPFLLGAAADLLGIRAAFGLIPLCLLVAALSVGQLMRLARRNHL from the coding sequence TTGAGATTGCGGAAGGGCCAGTTCGATCACCCCGCGACGATCGCTGCGAGCGACTCGGCGACCCGCCTGGTGCGCGATCGCGTCACCTGGCTGCACTATGCGCAGCAAGGCGCCCTCGGATATTTCCAGTTCGGATTCGGTCCCGCCGTACTCCTGCTCAGACAGGAGGCGGATGTGAGCCGTACGGTCGCCGGCCTGTACGGACCGGCGTTGGCGGTCGGCGCAGTGCTCGGCGGCGCACTGTTCCCGCACTTGACGCGGCGGTCGCCACTAGCCGTCGTACTGTCGATCGCCCTGGGCGGAATGGCCACCGGCGTGGCCATATTCTGCCTGGCACCATCGGTGACCGGCACGCTTGTCGGTGCGGCATTCGCCATGACATTCGGCATCCTCGTGCTCAGCGCAGTGTCCACCGGACTCTCCGACCACCACGGAACGACTTCCGGCGCAGCGATCAGCGAGGCCAACGCGGCCAGTGCCGGCATGGGGATCATCTCCCCATTGCTGATCAACGTCGCCGTGGACGCCGGACTGGGCTGGCGTGCGGCAATGGGCCTTTCGATTGTTTTCGCCTGTGTACTCGCCGCGGTAACCGCGCTGAGCCACCGACGGTCGACCGTTGCGGTCCGCATCGTTGCCGATCAACGACATTCGGATGGCGAGGGCCTGCCACCGCGATACTGGCTGGCGTGGACTTGCCTGCTGGCCACCGGTTCCGTCGAGGCGGGCCTGATGCTGTGGTCGCCCGAGGAACTTCGAATGCACACCGGAATGGCCGCGAACACGGCTGCTACCGGGGTCTCCGCTGTACTCGGCGGCATGGTGGTCGGCCGACTCGCGGGCGGATGGGTGGTAGCGCGGGTCCCCACCGTCGCCTTGATGTTGGCTGCACTGGCGGTCGCGGCGGCGGGATTCGCGGTGTTCTGGTCCACGGCCGACCCGGGAATCGCCATAGGCGGCCTCATTTGCTGCGGGTTGGGTATCTCGTTGCACTTCCCGCTCAGCGTGGCCCTCACCCTGCGGGCGTCGAATCAGCAGCCCGAACTCGCCATGTCGCGCAACTCCTACGGCGTCGCCTTCGGCTTGGGGGCTGCCCCTTTCCTCCTCGGCGCCGCGGCGGATCTGCTCGGGATTCGTGCGGCATTCGGGTTGATACCCCTCTGCCTGCTCGTCGCAGCCCTCTCGGTCGGACAACTGATGCGTCTGGCCCGACGTAACCACCTGTGA
- a CDS encoding UDP-glucuronic acid decarboxylase family protein has protein sequence MRVLVTGGAGFIGSHLCALLLDRGDQVICVDDLSTGNKSNIEYLAENPAFEFYEADVSAGLEIEGTVSAVAHLASPASPPDYHRLPLETLAVGSRGTEHALRLAHRHGARFVLASTSEIYGDPLMHPQREEYWGNVNPIGPRSVYDEAKRFAEALTAAYRRTLGVDTGVIRIFNTYGPRMRPHDGRVVTSFITQALNGDPLTIYGDGSQTRSFCYVDDLIRGIVAMIDSPEPGPVNLGNPNERTVAELAELVLAVTGAHSPIEFHPLPTDDPTRRRPDITKARRTLGWSPRVDIEDGVGRTVEWFRSRPEEVAAAAPAVAGGQCDNLFPEYQEQL, from the coding sequence ATGCGTGTTCTGGTAACTGGCGGCGCTGGTTTTATCGGCTCCCATTTGTGTGCGTTACTCCTCGATCGAGGTGATCAGGTCATATGTGTGGACGACCTGTCGACCGGCAACAAATCCAATATCGAGTATTTGGCGGAAAATCCCGCCTTCGAATTCTATGAGGCTGATGTCAGCGCCGGACTGGAGATCGAGGGCACGGTTTCCGCGGTTGCGCATCTGGCCAGCCCGGCCTCCCCGCCCGACTATCACCGGCTGCCGCTCGAGACGCTTGCGGTCGGGAGCCGTGGAACGGAGCACGCCCTGCGGCTGGCGCACCGGCATGGAGCTCGCTTCGTGCTGGCATCGACCAGTGAGATCTACGGTGACCCACTGATGCATCCGCAGCGCGAAGAGTATTGGGGCAATGTCAACCCGATCGGCCCACGCAGTGTGTACGACGAAGCCAAACGGTTCGCCGAGGCGCTTACCGCAGCCTACCGACGGACTCTGGGCGTCGATACCGGTGTGATTCGGATCTTCAATACCTATGGTCCTCGGATGCGCCCCCATGATGGCCGCGTGGTGACCAGCTTCATCACGCAGGCCCTGAATGGTGACCCGCTGACAATCTACGGCGACGGGAGCCAAACCCGAAGCTTCTGCTACGTCGATGATCTCATCCGCGGCATTGTCGCCATGATCGACTCGCCCGAGCCGGGTCCGGTCAACCTGGGCAACCCGAATGAACGCACCGTGGCCGAACTCGCCGAGCTGGTCTTGGCGGTCACCGGCGCCCACTCGCCCATCGAGTTCCACCCGCTGCCAACCGACGACCCGACTCGGCGTCGCCCGGATATCACCAAGGCGCGCAGGACCCTCGGCTGGTCACCGCGAGTCGATATCGAGGACGGTGTAGGCCGCACGGTGGAGTGGTTCCGGTCCAGGCCGGAGGAGGTGGCCGCGGCCGCCCCCGCCGTTGCCGGCGGGCAATGCGACAACCTGTTCCCGGAATACCAGGAACAGCTGTGA